Genomic DNA from Mycolicibacterium helvum:
GGTGACGCGACCACCGGCGACTACAGCGCGATGCAGCTGTGCCCCGAGAGCAACTCCGACCACAGCGTGGGACGCCTCATGAACACACAGGTCCAGGTGTTCCCGGTCGGCGGCGCTGAGATCCGCCAGCGTGAGCGGCCTGGATCGGGTCACCGGTGTGCTCCGTCTGTGCTGGCGGTTATTGCGTGTTGGATCGGTCGGCGTCGGGACGGTGGCGCGGTACACAACGCAGGTCCGCCACCGTCCCGGCGCCGACCACCACTGACCGGAGTCGAGTCTGTGTAGTTGGCGCGAGATAGTCTGTGCAGCAAGCGTTCCCGCTCTTTGCGGTCTTTGGCGTCGGCCCGCGCGGCGCTGGCGTCGAGGTATCGCCCGATGCAGGCCAAGCACCGCCACCCGTGGACCGAGCCCTTGTAGGTCGCGCACGGCCCCCCGCACTCCCAGCAGAGCGCCCCGACATATTCGTCGGCGCCAGTCATGGCGCTTTCGAGGGCCGCAGTCGCAGCGATCATGGCGTCACCGTCGCTGCGCCGACGAGCTTCTCGTAGCCGATGACAGCTGATCGTTCAGCCACCGCGATGAACGTGTTGTTGTGGGCGTCGATGGCATCACGCAACTGGACCTCACTGCGCCAACCGAACGGCTGACTGGTGGCCACCAGGGTGTCGCCGAGGCCGTCGATGTATCCCCCGCCGAACACCCAACGGTGACCGAGCGGTGTGGTGAAGCCGGTTCCGGTGCGGGTCAACAGATTGTCGCGAGCTGCCCGTGCCGCCCACCCCGTCGAGGCGTGGACGAACCCCAGAGTGTTGGTGCGGCCCAACGCGTCCTCCAGCGCGGAAACAGCGTCAACGAGATCACCGGCGCTACCCGGACTACCGGCGTCGGCGAGCAGCCTTGTCGCGAATTGGCGCTCGACTGCGTTCTGTTCTTCGAGGCGAAACACCTGGGCGGCACGCTGTCTCACCTCGGCTCGGCTGGGCGCGGTCAGGTCGCATTCGTCTGCCGCCCAGACCGTCATGGCCGCGAAGGGGTCGCCAATCTGGGGACGCAGCGCCGCCTTGCGATCCTCCGGCGTCAGATCGTCCAGGCTGGCACACCAGTCAGCCACCCAGACGCCAAAGGACTGCCCGCCGCCGTAGTTGCCCACGGGGCGCATTTCGATGCCGCTGTCGAGCCAGCGAGTCGGCCCAGACTCCGGTATCCACTCGGTTGCCGCATACAGACCGTTGGGTGAGGGATTGAGCGGCGGCGGCGCGAAACGCACCGGCAGCATGGCCGAGTACGTATCGACTGGGAAGTCGGGCAACGAGACGGTCATAGTGTCACTCCCAGTGATTCGAGTTCGGCACGCGCACGTTCGGTTTCAGTCGCGGGCTTACTCTTTGCAGCTCGGTGAGCGCGGGCCTTCTCGTCGCGGTCGAGGCGGCGCTCCAGGGCCAGCGCTGCGCGGTCGACTTCACGCAGCGCGGTCAGCACTCGGTCGGACACCGCCGAGGTCAGCGCATTGCCGAGAAGGTCGGCCAGCTCGGTTGAGTAGGGCTCGACCAGCAGGATCAGAGTCGCCGACCAGGTGCCCGCCGCCAGCGCATCGTCGGTGACCTCGGGCAGCGTGGGGCGCTCGGTTAGGTCGACCAGAATGCGGATGCTGCGGCCCCGTTGATCGATACCGAGGTGGGCGGTCCTGCGCCGGGCGTCACGCTCGGCCAGCAAGCCGACGGCGGCGTGCACCAAGCCGTGCACACCCAGCGCTAGGTCATCGACCAGATGCCAGTACGTGGCCGCAACGGGCGAGGTACCGACCCGCTGGGCCAACGGGTCACAGATCGCGGCTATCTCGGCTGTCAGACTCCAGCCCCCGCCGAGAGCGACGATGAGTCCAGCACGGCGCCGGTCTCGCCGCTCTGCCTGGCTGTAATCCGGCACCGGCTTCGGACGCCGGGCAGCGAGCGCGGCGTGAGTCCGATTGTGGGCGCGGACGGTCATCGGGACACCGCCGGGTGGGCGTGCTCGAGCAGTTCTGTCAGAGCTGGCACGTGCGCCGGATTCAGATGCTCGCGGTCGGCGTCAAGCACCCGCCGGACTCGCCAATACGCTAGGGCGGCGAGACATTCTGCGACCCGCATATCAGTGTCAGTCGCTCCCCGGGAGCGCAGCGCGGCTAACCGGCCCGACCATTGCGCCGGGGTCAGCGTGCCGGGATCGGTCGCATATGTGCACGAAATCGTGGCGGTCACGACACCATGAGAACACATGACAATGCAGCGGGGCAGCTCCGCAGCCGCGGCGGGCGTGTCAACTAGATATGTTGTACCCCAACAGATTTAGTGGACACGGTAGACACTCACGACCGCTCGAATTAAACGGCTAGGCCAGGCCGCGAAACCACGCGAACCCACGCGCATGATGAACTGGATTGATGATCCCCGCCCCAGTCGGACGCGAGCGAACCAGCGGCGACGGTTGCCGTCGGTACATGCCGCTGCACTATACGTTCGATACACGGAACACCCTGATGGACCATGAGGAGGAGTACGGCGCCAGCTGGGAGCCGGATATCCGAGCTCAATGGCGCCAAAATCTGAGGCAATTCACCGTGGAGCTGATCCATGAGTTTGGCGCTGCGGACTTCGAGGCGAAGTTCACTGACTATCGAGCTCTCGGCGCGAAGCCGATGAGTGTTGTCGCTCTGCACAATGTCTTTTTGGCTCAGATTCGGACCGCTTTCGCCGCAGGCGCTTATTACCCAGCTCTTGTCGGAGCTAGCGCATTAGGCGAGCGGATTCTCAATCAGCTAGTGGTGGTGCTGCGCAACGACTATCGCGGCCATCCGGCGACGACGGACGAAATTGCTGGTTGGCGGTCATTCACCAAGTGGGGTCAATGTACCGACGCGCTGGCAGGCTGGGGCGTGCTGTCGGACGAACTCGTTGACCAGTTCACTCGACTAGGGAAGCTGCGTCACCGCGCCGTGCACTACAACCCCGGGCTGGACAACACCGACGCCCGAGACCCCGCGATCGACGCCGTCCGTCTGATCCAGGACATCATTCGGGAGCTCTTTCCGCCGTTCGGTGGTCCGCCGCGCTTTATCGAGGGCACCACCGGCCAATCATTTCTCAGTTCGAACGCTGAAACACAGCCACTGATCAGGCGTTTCTATCTCCCGGCATGTGTCCTCGTTTCTCCCCGCTACGAGATGCGACCAATGCGGCGCGAGGATGGACGCCCGTGGTTCGACGTGTACGACGATGGTGACTACCAGATCCGCTACCCGACTTTGACTGACGCGGAGTACGCCGACCACTGCAATGACATCGCACGCTTTTGGCCGGAATCGACTGACGGACAGTCAGACTGAACGCAGCGGAGACCCGTGGTAGGGGCAGCGCCGCTGCGCGAGCGCACCTCGCTGCGAGGTCGGAGAGTCGGTGAACAACGGGCTCAAGTGCCCGCACTGCTCGCACTCCTCGCAGCCGCGAAAATCGACCTTGCCCAGGCAAAAGAGCGTTGCCACGCGGGGTGATACATGGTTCAACACTGCGTCGGCGTCGGCGTCGGCATCGGACATCGGACGCTCGACACCCGTGCAATTGCGACATCCGCAGCCACGTCCCTCGCTATCGGCGCGCTCCGGCTCTGAGATGAGGAATGCGCGCAGCTGCTCGCGGCCACCGCGGGCGAGGTTGCCCTCCTTATCCCCGTACAGACAGCCGGGATCGTGATGGCACACCGCAACATCGCCGATGTCGGGCGTACAAAGTGAGCGGTCAATCTGGTCGGTCATGGTCGGTCTCCAATCCGTCGCCGCATCCAGGCTGGAGGCGGTGGCATACGGCCCTCGCGTGCGCGGCGCGCAACCCCGATGGGGCTGACGAAGTGTGAATGACCCCCGTGCACCAGCACGTCATGGGCGATCACCGCTGCCGCAACGCAGTCGGGCTGGTGCTGCCCGGCCTGCCATCGAGTGGCCTGACCCTCAAGGCTTTCGAGGTGGCCGACGAGGCGCACCGTACCGGTTTCAAGCCCTTGGATCAGCTTGGCCGAGCGCGCCAGCGCGTCGCCCCGGCCCCGCCCGCTGCGGTTGCTCTTGGGTGGCCACGACGTGACACGGATCGGGTGCGCCAGACGGTAGCGGCGCAAGGTGGTGTTGAGCACCGACAGATAACCCTCGCGTGCGGTAAATGTCTCGACGGCGATCTCGCTGGCACCGGTGTCGATGGCGAGTTGGACCGCCGCCCGTGCCCACGCCTCGGGGGTCATCGGCTTACTGATGTCTCGGTGGACGGCCACCACGCCCTCGCGAGTCAGACTGGCCGCAACGATTCCCGCCGCGTCGCCTTGGCCGCTGTCGCTCGGATCAACCGCGACCACGGTGCGCACCGGATCGGCGGGCATTGCGGACATCCGCCAGACGTCTAGCCACGCGCGCCGGATCACGTTGCCCTCGGGCGACGTTGGTACGCCCTGAAACTCGGCCCACCACATGCGCTCCCCCACCGCTCGGCGCAGGTCGGCGAAGTGCTCGGCGGTGCGCCCAACGGCGGAGACCATGACCTCGCCGGGCGCGCGACCGAGCGAATCGGGCACACCGGAGTCGGCCACCGCCGGGACGCTGACCACCCGCCACCGCTCAGGCTCCTCGGCGAGCAGCGTGCCGATCAAATCCTCGGGATGCCAACGTGTTCCGATGACGACCACAGACGCGCCGGGCTCGGTGCGGGTCAACAGCGTGCTGCGAAACTCGGCGACCACGCGGCGGCGGTAGGTCGGCGAGTCGGCCTCGGTCATGTTCTTCACCACGTCGTCCACGATCAGCAGCCCATCGGTGCCATGGCCGGTCAGTCCCGACAGCAGACCCGACGCCAGCAGCCCGCCCCGGTGTCCGTCGAGGGTCCATTGCCCGGCACTCGCCTTGTCTGGAGACAGGGCGAGGCCGAGCAGGTAGCCGTGTTCGGCGATGAGCTGGCGCGCCTCACGGCTGTGCTTCTCGGCAAGTTCATCGGCATAGGACGCCAGGATGATTCGGGCATCGGGGTTACCACGCAGCGCGGTCAAGGTGCCCAGCACTGCGGTGGTGGTTGACTTCCCCTCACGCGGCGGCATGACGATAATGAGCCGCTGGTCGGGCTCGCGGATCGCGCGGTCGATTTCCTGCCCGATGAGCGCTACCGCTGGCGTGACCCTGTAGCCGCGCATGATGCGCCGACCGAGTTCGTGAGGTGTGGTCGGCACCCGCCGTGCGCGCAGTTGCGCCAGGTGCTCGGCCTCGGCCAGCGCTTGGGCGGCCTGCTCGATGCTGCCGAACACGAGAGCGTCTGAGCTGGCATTATGCCCCGTCATCGGTGGTCCGTTCGATCGACTATCAAGTGGTCGCCAGGTTGGCCGGCTGGTGTCCTCGCAGGTCAGACCGCACTTTTTCCGGGCCTCGGACGCTCTCAGCGCACTGGGTGACCCAAGTCTGTCCCATCGAGCGGTGGCGCTGCGGGTCCACTATGAGGGCCATAGCACCTCACCCGGCCTGTATCCGGCGCGCCAGGTAGCGGCATCGCGCTGGCGTTGGGTTGTGGTCGGCCCAGCCAGGCCACGCAGCACCCGCTCTCCGGTGCAGCCGCGCGTTTGCATGAGTTCGGCGAAGCTCATGCGGACGCGGTACTGCGATCCGAATAGGTGCTCGCGGCGCAGTGTTTCGGGCGCTGGCGCAGCGATCGGCACGCGGTCAGGCGCGGTGGCTGCGGTGGTCCTGCTGCGGAGGCGGTCGAGCAATCTGCGGCGGTGGCGGTTATCGGGCATCGGTCTCCCCCTCTCGCTGTCGGCGGCGGTACCGGTCGATCACTGCCAGCGCCGCCGCTTCTGCCTGGGCCAGTACCTCCTCCGGCACATCGGCGAACTCGTCATTGTCCGTGGTGTCCACGGTGTCTATTTGTGGCGCAACACGCTTCAGCTCAGCCCCGGCGTCAGGCTCAGCATCGTGGGAATCGGGGCTGCGCGCGCCAGACAGCGACGAAACTGAGGCGGGCGAGTAAGTGCCCGCACCGCCGGGGTTCTCGCGGTTCCTGGCCACACTCAGCCACTGGGCCAGCTCGCCCGCCGGGAGTCCACTGTGGCCGAGCACCGCCCGGCACAGATCGACGTGCACCGGCCAGAGCGGATCGGTCGGACCGTCGCACTGGCCGAACACCTCGCGGCACCGTTGTACCGCCCGGTCGGCCATTGTCGCGGCGGTCAGGGTCCCCTCGGACACCTCGGTCATCAGGACCGCCACCGCCTCGGCGGCTGCAACGTCGGGGACGGGACGTGCCGGGGCGGTCACCGGACCACCTCGCCGTCGATGACCACCGACGCGCGCGCCAGGGCCCCGGGCTGACTGCCATCGCTCACCGCAGCGGCGGCAGCAGAAACCTGGCGCAGCCACTCGGCGGTGGCCAGGGCCGGGGCGGTGTCCACGGACACGCTCACGTTCTGCGGTGCGTAATACCCCGCCGCCTTGGCCAGCTGGTCGTCCACGCGGTCGATCTCCCGAGACAGTTGCCCCACCGCCTGCGAGTCGTTGGCACCCTCGGCAACAGACAGTTGACGGCACAGCCGCGCCCGTAGCCGTCGCTTGCCGTCGACCCACTTGCGCCGCGCGATGCTGGACGGGTCCGGCGTCGTCTCGGCGAGATGGCGCTGGACGGCTTTCTGCGCTCCCGAGCGACCACGAAAGCCGAGGGCGTGGGCGATCTCGGCCCAGGTGTGCCCGTCGAGGTGCATCGAGTACGCCTGCTCGGCGCGGGCGCGGCTGTCGCGGTGTCGCATGACGGGGGCCATGTACCCATTATGTAGACAATCCGACGAAGCCGTCGCAACCAATGCTGTTGCGCGCGTTGACAATCCCGACAAAGGTGGGGAACTCGGCAATGGGTCGAGGGTGCCGCCGCCGTGCCCCATCAAGAGCACCACCGCCTCGGCAGCCCGCACCCCGGCACCGAGGGCGGAGTGTGTCGTGGTTGGTTGTCGTCGGTCCGCGACCGTCCACTGTCCGGCCCGTCCACGGGGCACCCTAAAGGGATGCCCGCTCCCGTGGACATTGGGGAAGGCGAAAGAGACAGGTGGAGACATTTTGGAAGTTCCCAGGTCAGTAAGCATTTTCAGACCTCATGGACGCGGGTGGACGGCGGTGGACAAGACTGGCGGTGTCTCCGGCTGTCCACGACACTCGAAACACAACCTGAACTGCGGCGTCGCTGATTTGTCTCGCGGTGACGGAGCAGCGTGGACAAGTTGTTGGAAAATCGCAGCTCGGTAAGCGTTTTCGCGGCCTCTCGTAAGGCGTTCACCTCGTTGCCCCGCTCGCGAGCTTCTCCACCTCGCCGGGGTCGGTCGGACGGTTGACCGACCACCGCCCCCACGCTTCGGCGAACGGCACGACGTGGCCACCGACCAGCCTGTGCGCGTCGGTCTTGGCCGTGTCGTCGGTTATGCGTCCCTCGGCCTTGCGCAGGCACAGCGCGGTGAGGATGGTCTCCACCGCCTCGGTGTAGGTCGGCGAGCCGACGACGGTCACACCGTCCCCGGCGTTCGTGGCGTTCTCGGTGAGGGCTCGCACGGCGAGCCGTTGTGTGCCCGCGACCCTGACGAGTTGCTTGCCGTCGTCGTGGAGTGCGGCCACCGCCTTATAGATCGCGCTTCGCGAGCCCAACCCCTGCTCGGTAGCGAACTTGACGATTTCGCTTCGGGTGAGCCCGTCTCCGCCACCGTGCTCGGCGACGAGGGCAAGGATTTCGGCCTGCGTGACGCTGAGACTCTGCTCCTCGTCCGGCTCATCGGTGTAGGGGTCAATCCCGGCCAGCACCAGCGTTGAACGCTGCAAGGCAGTGGCTTCGGGCATCAGCGGCTCGCCGACGGTGTGATCGGTGAGACGGAACTCATGGGTGCACCCGTCAGACCACTCCTTATGTTTGACGCAATTGATCTCGACCTTGCGGGACTTCTTGGCCTTCTTGCCCCCGCTGCGGGTCAGTAGCAGCGACGACCACACCGCCCCGTCCCACGCCGTTGTCCCCCGCGCCCGCTCGCCCCCGGCGGCAGTGTGGTGCACGACGAGAACCGCCGCGCCGGTCTGCTGGTTGATGTCGTCGGCGTTCGCGATGACCCGCCCGTGGTCGGTCGCCGAATTTTCCTCGACGCCAACGGTGCAACGTGCGCGGGTGTCGAACACGACCAGGGCCACACCGTGGCGCTTCACCACGTCGAGGACTTGGGCCATGTGCCCTTCGTCGCCCATCTGGACTGCACGCGGAGCGATGATGAACGTGTCCTCGATCGACTCGGGCGCAACCCTGTTGGCTTCGCACCATGCGAGGAGCCGGGCACGGATGCCTGAGGCACCCTCGGCAGCGACGTAAAGGACCGGCGCGCGCTCGGGCACCGCATGCCCGCACCACGTTCTGCCGGAGGCAATTGCAGCCGCCATGCTCACCGCCGCCATCGTTTTGCCTGCGCCGGGCTGTCCGTTGAGATCGGCGAGCTGGCCCCGTGGAAGAAAGCCCTCGATGAGCGGGCGCACCGCTTCGAGCTTGGCGAGCCCCGAGAGCGTCAAGACCTCGGCGTCGAGGTCGAGCGCGGGCACGCCGCCCGCCCGTGCGCGCGCGGTGATGCCGTCGTTGTACCGAATTCGCGCGATCGACAGTTCAGCGAGGGCGGCATTGCGCTCAGCCGCGGTCGCCTTCGTCATCGCCGCGATGACTTCGACCGGCACGCCGATGGGGCCGACCAGCTCGGCGGCAGTCATCACGTATTCGTGCTCGCGGAAGCTGTGCGGCTTCGGGTGCGACCAAGCTTTGCGATTGGCGTCATCGATCTGCTGCCTGCACTTCCCTGCGACCTCGGGTCCGGCAACCGCGTCAATTTCGCCGAGGGTGTAGGCAGTGCTGGCCGGAATTTTCCTGGCATTAAGAGCGTCGTCGGTCCGCTTCTTGCGGTCGAACCGGTCCCACCGCGCCCTCTTGAGCCGCTCCCCGATGAGATGCGGGTCATCGGTAATGGTGTCGGCGGCGAACTCGATGACCTGCGCGCGGGTGAAAATCACCTTGGGTCTGGCGGTGTGGACGACCGCAGTCGGCAGTGCGTCGAAGTCGAGGAACGCCATGCTGCTGGCGCCATCAGGCAAGTACATCGTGACGTCGTACTGGCGGCAGAACTTTCGCACCGCGTTCCATGTCTCGGCACCGAGCACGTCGGCGATGGGCGTTTCGGGATCGACGTTGAGCGCGTCGGCCCACTGCATGCCGCTGACCCATTCTGCTCGCGCGTCGGGGCCATCGCTGGGGGCGCCTGGCCCGCGCCCGTTGGTCGCCGATGGCGCGGCAGTTGTCGTAAAATCGGCCCTGTCGATGGGCATTCCTAGGTGTCCTCGTTTCGGTGATAGGTCGCCCCCGGTCCGGTGTCGTTGTCGGGCCGGGGCGCTCTACGTTTCGGATCTGTCAGTCCTCGCCCAGCACCCGCAGCAGGCTCGCCGATTTGACCCGAACGCGCTTCTCTCCCAACGTGATTGCGTCAAGCTCGCCTGCGTGGGTTAGCTGGTAGGCGTAAGCCCGACTGACGCCCAGCAGCAATGCGGCTTGTTCAACGCTGACGGTCGGGTGCACACGCAGGTAGTCGACGGTGACGGGTCCGCGCCGGATGACCGGGCACGCGGCCCCGCCCGGCGCGGCGGGGGACGTCGTGGTCGTGATGGTTGCCATGGCGTCCACTATGTGCCGAATCGTTGATAATTGCCACAGCATTCGGTTATCATTTATTTGTGCTCACCGATAACCCCGACATGGCCCGGAATGCCCGCGCAATCAAAGGCGACGTGATGACCGACGCCATCCGGCGTGTGACGGGCGAGCCCGGCAGCACCGACGGTCTGATCGAGATTCCGTTAGTAGGCCACCGCCACCGCTACCGCGTGCGGATCGACGGCAGCGGCGCTGCCCCTCGCCTCGTAGAGCTTCAACTCATCAGCGATGGCGACGTCGCCGAGATCGACCCCGACACGATCCGCCAGATTCCCGTCCGCCGGCTGGCCAAGGCGGCGGCTCGCTTCGTCAGCCTCAGCGAGCGCAGCATTGGCATTGCGGGCGATGAATACGACCCGACTAATCTGCTGCGCCCAGATCATGAGCCTGGGCGGCGAACGCTCGATGATGTGCATTACCGTCAGGTCGCCAATCTGCTGACGATGGCCCGTGAGTATGGCCTTTCACCGCGCGAATATGTCGCTGACCGGCTGAGCGCATCGCTGCCGACCGTTGACCGATGGATTAAGGAAGCCAAGCGACGTGGATACCTGCGCCGCGACTGGAGCACCACCACGACCGAGGACGACCAATGACCGACCACCCAGTCGCCGACACGCGCGAAGCCGAGCAGAGCAAGGCCAAGCGCACCCGACGCGCCGAGCCGATCAGCAAGCGCGTCGCGAAGAACGGCACGGTGAGCTACGAGTTCCGCGCCGACCTCGGGGCCAAGCCGGACGGCAGCCGCGACCGGAGGCGGTTCACTTACCGCACACTGGCCGAGGCCCGTAAAGAGCTGCGACGCATCACTTCCGAGGTGGCGGCGGGCATCTACAACCGCCCGACCCCGATGACCGTGGACGAGGCCTGCGACGAGTGGTTGGCCGGTCGGCGTGGCATCCGGCGCGTGACGCTCTACAGCTACGAAATGGACCTGAAGCCGGTACGCCGCTACCTCGGCGGCCGCAAGCTGCAACAGCTCACAAAGGCCGACAGCGACGCCCTGGTGCGGTGGATGCTGACTGAGGCGCGCACGTCGCCAAAACACTTTCGGGACGGCTCGCTGGCGAGCCAGGTGGTTGCGCTGGTGTCCAAGCACCCCGAGGGCATCGCCGCCGCCGAACTCGCCGCCGCGCTGCCCGGCGACGTGCACTCGGCCCTGTCCGCACTGTTGGCGACGCGACGGGTTACCCGCGTTCGGCGCGGTGTCTATGCACCCGCGCAGCCCGAGACCACCGCCGCCGCCGAGAAGCGCGGTCTCAGCCCCCAGACCGTCCGCTCGACGCTGACGACGTTCGGCGCGGTGGTCCAGAGCTACACCGATCAGGGTGTGTTGCCGCGCAACGTCATTGCATTGGTCGAGCGACCGAAGGACGCTCACACCGACGACGGCACTGAGCCCGTCGAGGAGTCGTGGACGCTGGCCGAGGTGGTCAGGTTTCGCGAGTCGGTGGCCGATCACCGCCTCTACGCCTGCTGGCTGCTGTCCTGCTACGGGATGCGCCGCTCGGAGGTGCTCGGGTTGCGCTGGAGCGCAGTCGATCTCGACACAGGCACCCTATCGGTCCGCCGAGGCCGTGTCGCCGTCGGCAACGAGGCTGTCGAGGGTGGACCGAAGTCGAGGCGCAGCCGTCGCGATCTACCGCTACCGGCGGACGTGACCGAGGCGTTGCGTGCACTCAGGACGGCACAAAAGCGTGAGGCGATGGCGGTTGGGGTTGCATGGTCGGATGACCGTCTGGTGGCCGTGCGTGAGGACGGCGAACCGCTGCGCCCTGAGTCCTACTCCGACGAGTTCCAGCGATTACGCTCGCGGGCGGGACTGCGGCGCATCAAACTGCACGGTCTGCGCCACACGGCAGGGTCGTTGATGCTCGACCAGGGTCAGCCTCCGCACATCGTCGCGGCCTGGCTCGGTCACGACCCGGCGGTGCTGCTGTCGATCTACGCGCACGCCAAGCCCGACGAGTTACGGGCCGTGGGTGCTTCACTATTTGGATGAGCCAGGGTGGTTGGTGCTAGCAACCCATTCGAATGTCGTCCCTCCGCGGGTTTCCACTTCCGGCCCGCTACGGTGGCGGCATACGCACTACCAATGGCATTACAACTGAGGCAGGGCAACAATGCTGACCCGACTTGAACTAGCGAATTTTAAGAGCTGGCGCGATACCGGGAGGATCGAGCTTGCGCCGGTCACTGCATTCTTCGGAGCCAATTCCTCGGGCAAAACAAGCATCCTGCAAAGCCTGCTCATGCTTCGCCAGACAGTAGAGAATCCCGATCGCAACCAGACGCTTGCCTTAAGCGGGCTCGCGGATCTGGGCACCTACCAGGACATCATTTATGGGCACCGGGAGGAGTCGCCACTCAGGCTATTTCTCAAGTGGCAGTCCGAAGAACCCGTCGAGGTATTCAACATCATCGAGCGGGCCCGCAAAAAGTCCTCAGTCGTGGAAGTAAGCAATGAGCTCTCTCTCAATGCGGAGATTGACATACGGTCGACCCAAGCCAACGTGAGGGAAATGACCTACGCAGTAGGAGACACTACGTTCAGCATGATCCGCAAAGCGGATAACGAGTATGAGCTGATGTCGAACCGATACGAATTCAAACGGACCCAGGGCCGCGCCTGGCCACTTCCCCATCCGAATAAATTCTACAGTTTCCCGGACCAAGTCCGCCTATACTATCAAAATGCCAGCTTCCTGAGTGAGATCGAATTCGGGTTCGAGACCGCTTGCCGAAATATTCGCTACCTCGGGCCGCTGCGAGAAGATCCACGACGAGAGTACATCTTCAGTGGGGGCGCGCCTCGCGACGTCGGCACTAGAGGTGAGCTGTCCATAAATGCACTAATTGCGTCACGAATATCGGAGCGGAAAATTTCGCGCGGGTGGACTGGCCCAAATCACAATCGCCGACTTCGCCGAATTCCAATCGAGCAAGTAA
This window encodes:
- a CDS encoding AAA family ATPase, with protein sequence MPIDRADFTTTAAPSATNGRGPGAPSDGPDARAEWVSGMQWADALNVDPETPIADVLGAETWNAVRKFCRQYDVTMYLPDGASSMAFLDFDALPTAVVHTARPKVIFTRAQVIEFAADTITDDPHLIGERLKRARWDRFDRKKRTDDALNARKIPASTAYTLGEIDAVAGPEVAGKCRQQIDDANRKAWSHPKPHSFREHEYVMTAAELVGPIGVPVEVIAAMTKATAAERNAALAELSIARIRYNDGITARARAGGVPALDLDAEVLTLSGLAKLEAVRPLIEGFLPRGQLADLNGQPGAGKTMAAVSMAAAIASGRTWCGHAVPERAPVLYVAAEGASGIRARLLAWCEANRVAPESIEDTFIIAPRAVQMGDEGHMAQVLDVVKRHGVALVVFDTRARCTVGVEENSATDHGRVIANADDINQQTGAAVLVVHHTAAGGERARGTTAWDGAVWSSLLLTRSGGKKAKKSRKVEINCVKHKEWSDGCTHEFRLTDHTVGEPLMPEATALQRSTLVLAGIDPYTDEPDEEQSLSVTQAEILALVAEHGGGDGLTRSEIVKFATEQGLGSRSAIYKAVAALHDDGKQLVRVAGTQRLAVRALTENATNAGDGVTVVGSPTYTEAVETILTALCLRKAEGRITDDTAKTDAHRLVGGHVVPFAEAWGRWSVNRPTDPGEVEKLASGATR
- a CDS encoding helix-turn-helix domain-containing protein, encoding MATITTTTSPAAPGGAACPVIRRGPVTVDYLRVHPTVSVEQAALLLGVSRAYAYQLTHAGELDAITLGEKRVRVKSASLLRVLGED
- a CDS encoding tyrosine-type recombinase/integrase encodes the protein MTDHPVADTREAEQSKAKRTRRAEPISKRVAKNGTVSYEFRADLGAKPDGSRDRRRFTYRTLAEARKELRRITSEVAAGIYNRPTPMTVDEACDEWLAGRRGIRRVTLYSYEMDLKPVRRYLGGRKLQQLTKADSDALVRWMLTEARTSPKHFRDGSLASQVVALVSKHPEGIAAAELAAALPGDVHSALSALLATRRVTRVRRGVYAPAQPETTAAAEKRGLSPQTVRSTLTTFGAVVQSYTDQGVLPRNVIALVERPKDAHTDDGTEPVEESWTLAEVVRFRESVADHRLYACWLLSCYGMRRSEVLGLRWSAVDLDTGTLSVRRGRVAVGNEAVEGGPKSRRSRRDLPLPADVTEALRALRTAQKREAMAVGVAWSDDRLVAVREDGEPLRPESYSDEFQRLRSRAGLRRIKLHGLRHTAGSLMLDQGQPPHIVAAWLGHDPAVLLSIYAHAKPDELRAVGASLFG
- a CDS encoding DUF3696 domain-containing protein; this encodes MLTRLELANFKSWRDTGRIELAPVTAFFGANSSGKTSILQSLLMLRQTVENPDRNQTLALSGLADLGTYQDIIYGHREESPLRLFLKWQSEEPVEVFNIIERARKKSSVVEVSNELSLNAEIDIRSTQANVREMTYAVGDTTFSMIRKADNEYELMSNRYEFKRTQGRAWPLPHPNKFYSFPDQVRLYYQNASFLSEIEFGFETACRNIRYLGPLREDPRREYIFSGGAPRDVGTRGELSINALIASRISERKISRGWTGPNHNRRLRRIPIEQVIAQWLSELGLISSFELESLDDRGTLYRVSVRQRPRSTPVLLTDVGFGVSQVLPVLVLLAYAQSGDTLILEQPEIHLHPAVQSGLADIILETALTRNIQVILESHSEHLLTRLQRRIAESHFGHHLRVKSTDVALYFCKQVEGESTLDQLEVDLFGNIANWPEEFFGDPLADRIAMLEAERRRKAGSNA